A stretch of the Aegilops tauschii subsp. strangulata cultivar AL8/78 chromosome 4, Aet v6.0, whole genome shotgun sequence genome encodes the following:
- the LOC109762992 gene encoding uncharacterized protein, which yields MAHMATAVGDGALRRLFEKPLPENPTLLEVLSACNNHAHHKKLLPAVDPASFTEIFGELHFHEKPDGAAARPVLPRVPLPDARATAASWLDVASQAEKSKDDSSLDALLRPKPAGAAAAPGGVRRSASFCLKKSSASLLLCTEGLGSESTVDSDDMVRDDGADAAAALRGREREEATLRDAAAAAEPGLGESPPSFPPPIRSIGRGGKPCVCFRTFRADGRFVLTQVVIPGKELLQASREGGRLRLRFANPAAADEEELELGDQEDDDREANNACLDACA from the coding sequence ATGGCGCACATGGCGACGGCGGTGGGGGACGGCGCGCTGCGGCGGCTGTTCGAGAAGCCGTTGCCGGAGAACCCCACGCTGCTGGAGGTGCTGTCGGCCTGCAACAACCACGCCCACCACAAGAAGCTGCTGCCGGCCGTGGACCCGGCGTCCTTCACGGAGATCTTCGGTGAGCTCCACTTCCACGAGAAGCCCGACggcgccgccgcccgacccgTCCTGCCACGGGTGCCACTCCCTGACGCACGCGCTACGGCGGCGTCGTGGCTCGACGTCGCTAGTCAGGCCGAGAAGAGCAAGGACGACTCGTCGCTGGACGCGCTCCTCAGGCCGAAGCCCGCGGGCGCCGCGGCCGCCCCCGGCGGCGTCAGGAGGAGCGCGAGCTTCTGCCTGAAGAAGAGCTCGGCGTCGCTGCTGCTGTGCACGGAGGGGCTCGGGTCCGAGAGCACGGTGGACTCGGACGACATGGTCAGGGACGACGGCGCCGACGCGGCCGCCGCCCTCcgcgggagggagagggaggaggcaaCGCTGAgagacgccgccgccgcggcggaACCAGGGCTGGGGGAGTCCCCGCCGTCGTTCCCGCCGCCGATACGGTCGATTGGGCGCGGCGGGAAGCCGTGCGTGTGCTTCCGGACGTTCCGCGCGGATGGGCGGTTCGTGCTGACGCAGGTGGTGATCCCCGGGAAGGAGCTGCTGCAGGCGTCCCGCGAGGGCGGCCGGCTCAGGCTCCGGTTCGccaaccccgccgccgccgacgaggaGGAGCTGGAGTTGGGGGATCAAGAAGATGACGACCGCGAAGCCAACAATGCATGCCTCGACGCCTGCGCTTAG
- the LOC109762976 gene encoding rho GTPase-activating protein 4, protein MTEVALFRGPTNLASPASRGSSSSSSTSLRYLADSDVLQRGTSSSAQSPAGSAERQAGGLQEEEEEEERWSFLALLLELLRKSLLRCRAEDGGEGQGGMEIGLPTDVQHVAHVTFDRFHGFLGLPVEFEPEVPRRAPSASASVFGVSTQSMQCSYDSRGNSVPTILLMMQRRLYEQGGLRAEGIFRINAENSQEEFVRDHLNSGTVPDGIDVHCLAGLIKAWFRELPSGVLDSIPPEQVMQCQSEEDCARVAKCLPPTEAALLDWAVNLMADVVQEEQINKMSDRNVAMVFAPNMTQMADPLTALMYAVQVMNFLKMLIQKTLKDREDSNLEDASLPQKDPSDENGHQNPSLPVNPQPEETSGRPSFVSEEPLVYSPTHSAEDKPPVEGDSVASIVQRSDVRSSVEGSASCSQPALVASSAIADASCATAANLLPSRGNRGLNSRRTRKGKRQCGTPAAPPAEKSRGASIVSRINSKVERIEAWR, encoded by the exons ATGACGGAGGTGGCGCTGTTCCGGGGCCCGACCAACCTCGCTTCGCCCGCAAGCcgcggctcctcctcctcctcttccacctcccTGCGCTATTTAGCCGACAGCGACGTGCTCCAGAGAGGCACCAGCAGCAGCGCCCAGAGCCCTGCAGGATCCGCGGAGCGACAGGCCGGAGGGTtgcaggaggaggaagaggaggaggagcgctGGTCCTTCTTGGCGCTGCTTCTCGAGCTGCTGCGGAAGTCGTTGCTCCGGTGCAGAGCCGAGGACGGCGGCGAAGGCCAGGGCGGGATGGAGATAGGGCTGCCCACGGATGTGCAGCACGTGGCGCACGTCACCTTCGACAGGTTCCATGGATTCCTCGGCCTCCCCGTCGAGTTCGAGCCCGAGGTGCCCCGCCGCGCTCCCAGTGCCAG TGCTAGTGTCTTCGGCGTTTCAACACAATCGATGCAGTGTTCATATGATTCCAGAGGAAACAGTGTTCCGACGATTCTCTTGATGATGCAAAGACGTCTGTATGAGCAAGGAGGTCTTCGG gcAGAAGGTATTTTTCGTATAAATGCGGAGAATAGCCAGGAAGAGTTTGTGAGAGATCACTTAAATAGTGGAACTGTGCCGGATGGCATTGATGTTCACTGTTTGGCGGGTCTAATCAAA GCCTGGTTTAGGGAACTGCCGAGTGGGGTGCTGGATTCTATCCCACCTGAACAGGTGATGCAATGCCAATCTGAAGAGGACTGTGCTCGGGTTGCCAAATGCCTTCCACCAACTGAAGCAGCCTTACTTGACTGGGCTGTTAATTTGATGGCTGATGTTGTCCAAGAAGAACAGATAAACAAGATGAGCGATCGCAATGTTGCTATGGTTTTCGCTCCAAATATGACCCAG ATGGCAGACCCTTTGACTGCACTGATGTACGCGGTGCAAGTGATGAATTTCCTCAAGATGCTAATACAGAAGACTCTCAAGGATAGAGAAGATTCCAACCTGGAAGATGCCTCTTTGCCACAGAAGGACCCATCTGATGAAAATGGCCATCAGAACCCCAGTCTCCCCGTTAATCCTCAACCTGAAGAAACATCTGGGCGCCCCTCTTTTGTCAGCGAGGAGCCTCTTGTGTACAGTCCTACACACAGTGCTGAAGACAAGCCTCCTGTGGAAGGCGATTCCGTAGCTTCCATTGTCCAAAGAAGTGATGTCCGGTCGAGCGTGGAGGGGTCCGCTAGTTGCTCGCAGCCTGCTCTTGTCGCTTCGTCTGCCATTGCTGATGCTTCCTGTGCTACAGCTGCCAACTTACTTCCGAGCAGAGGGAACCGAGGCCTGAATAGCAGGAGGACTAGAAAGGGCAAGCGGCAGTGCGGAACGCCCGCCGCTCCTCCAGCCGAGAAATCAAGGGGCGCGAGCATCGTGAGCCGGATAAACTCCAAGGTCGAACGGATCGAAGCTTGGAGGTAG